The proteins below come from a single Juglans regia cultivar Chandler chromosome 12, Walnut 2.0, whole genome shotgun sequence genomic window:
- the LOC109002041 gene encoding SKP1-like protein 21 isoform X2 — translation MSEFDMAVIKPEMIKSYIWLQTADGSIQQVEQEVAMFCPMICHEIIQKGMGSSKTYAISLPQRVNPCMLSLILDYCRFHQVTGRSNKERKSFDEKFIRMDTKRLCELTSAADGLQLKPLVDLTSRALARIIEGKTPEEIREIFHLPDDLTEEEKLEPLKNSTDDPRIRLLNRLYARKRKELKEREHLKEVDDNWTCHMFQNVETEEERVDDRSVEDLLSFINGGNGEVRKLCFTDSKVLKTSKSKKKNRRRKEQQKNASVDESIESHGKDSNGLNFVCNGTGVDKLQPHPGETSTLPDVEDDTFPHKVEFDDGDIDDEIDPALREKIDREVEDFARRLNSDWPERMQEILSLGQERRPVNENGSLRRYTSTVTLPSLMKVSPYCFGQDVPFT, via the exons atGTCAGAATTTGATATGGCAGTTATTAAGCCTGAG ATGATAAAGTCCTATATATGGCTTCAGACTGCTGATGGTTCAATCCAACAAGTGGAGCAAGAGGTTGCCATGTTTTGCCCTATGATATGTCATGAAATCATTCAAAAAGGCATGGGATCATCCAAGACTTATGCAATATCGCTCCCACAGCGAGTTAATCCTTGTATGTTGAGCTTAATTCTGGATTACTGCAGGTTTCATCAAGTAACTGGTCGCTCTAACAAG GAACGCAAGTCTTTTGACGAAAAGTTCATTAGGATGGACACAAAGAGGCTCTGTGAGTTGACATCTGCTGCGGACGGCCTCCAGTTAAAGCCTTTGGTTGATCTTACAAGTCGTGCACTTGCACGAATAATAGAAGGGAAAACCCCCGAGGAGATTCGTGAGATATTTCATTTGCCCGATGATCTTACAGAG GAAGAGAAACTGGAGCCCCTAAAAAACTCTACTGACGATCCACGTATTCGACTATTGAATAGATTGTATGCAAGAAAGAGGAAAGAACTtaaagagagagaacatttaAAG GAGGTTGATGACAATTGGACCTGCCATATGTTTCAGAATGTTGAGACTGAGGAAGAGCGTGTTGATGACCGTTCAGTTGAAGATCTTCTGTCATTTATCAATGGAGGAAATGGAG AGGTAAGGAAATTGTGTTTCACAGATTCTAAGGTGCTTAAAACTTCCAAGAGTAAAAAGAAGAACCGGAGAAGAAAGGAGCAACAGAAAAATGCTTCAGTAGATGAATCTATTGAAAGTCATGGGAAG GATTCAAATGGTCTTAATTTTGTATGCAATGGTACTGGAGTTGACAAGTTGCAGCCCCATCCTGGTGAGACATCAACATTACCAGACGTGGAAGATGACACTTTTCCACATAAGGTTGAGTTTGATGACGGTGATATAGATGATGAGATTGACCCTGCTCTAAGGGAGAAAATTGATAG GGAGGTGGAAGATTTTGCTCGTAGATTGAATTCAGACTGGCCTGAAAGGATGCAAGAGATTCTTTCTTTGGGTCAAGAAAGAAGGCCAGTAAATGAAAATGGATCCTTAAGGAGATATACTAGTACGGTTACTCTACCCTCACTTATGAAAGTTTCTCCATATTGTTTTGGTCAAGATGTGCCTTTTACATGA
- the LOC109002041 gene encoding SKP1-like protein 21 isoform X3 yields MSEFDMAVIKPEMIKSYIWLQTADGSIQQVEQEVAMFCPMICHEIIQKGMGSSKTYAISLPQRVNPCMLSLILDYCRFHQVTGRSNKERKSFDEKFIRMDTKRLCELTSAADGLQLKPLVDLTSRALARIIEGKTPEEIREIFHLPDDLTEEEKLEPLKNSTDDPRIRLLNRLYARKRKELKEREHLKNVETEEERVDDRSVEDLLSFINGGNGGIHASLEVRKLCFTDSKVLKTSKSKKKNRRRKEQQKNASVDESIESHGKDSNGLNFVCNGTGVDKLQPHPGETSTLPDVEDDTFPHKVEFDDGDIDDEIDPALREKIDREVEDFARRLNSDWPERMQEILSLGQERRPVNENGSLRRYTSTVTLPSLMKVSPYCFGQDVPFT; encoded by the exons atGTCAGAATTTGATATGGCAGTTATTAAGCCTGAG ATGATAAAGTCCTATATATGGCTTCAGACTGCTGATGGTTCAATCCAACAAGTGGAGCAAGAGGTTGCCATGTTTTGCCCTATGATATGTCATGAAATCATTCAAAAAGGCATGGGATCATCCAAGACTTATGCAATATCGCTCCCACAGCGAGTTAATCCTTGTATGTTGAGCTTAATTCTGGATTACTGCAGGTTTCATCAAGTAACTGGTCGCTCTAACAAG GAACGCAAGTCTTTTGACGAAAAGTTCATTAGGATGGACACAAAGAGGCTCTGTGAGTTGACATCTGCTGCGGACGGCCTCCAGTTAAAGCCTTTGGTTGATCTTACAAGTCGTGCACTTGCACGAATAATAGAAGGGAAAACCCCCGAGGAGATTCGTGAGATATTTCATTTGCCCGATGATCTTACAGAG GAAGAGAAACTGGAGCCCCTAAAAAACTCTACTGACGATCCACGTATTCGACTATTGAATAGATTGTATGCAAGAAAGAGGAAAGAACTtaaagagagagaacatttaAAG AATGTTGAGACTGAGGAAGAGCGTGTTGATGACCGTTCAGTTGAAGATCTTCTGTCATTTATCAATGGAGGAAATGGAGGTATACAT GCCTCATTAGAGGTAAGGAAATTGTGTTTCACAGATTCTAAGGTGCTTAAAACTTCCAAGAGTAAAAAGAAGAACCGGAGAAGAAAGGAGCAACAGAAAAATGCTTCAGTAGATGAATCTATTGAAAGTCATGGGAAG GATTCAAATGGTCTTAATTTTGTATGCAATGGTACTGGAGTTGACAAGTTGCAGCCCCATCCTGGTGAGACATCAACATTACCAGACGTGGAAGATGACACTTTTCCACATAAGGTTGAGTTTGATGACGGTGATATAGATGATGAGATTGACCCTGCTCTAAGGGAGAAAATTGATAG GGAGGTGGAAGATTTTGCTCGTAGATTGAATTCAGACTGGCCTGAAAGGATGCAAGAGATTCTTTCTTTGGGTCAAGAAAGAAGGCCAGTAAATGAAAATGGATCCTTAAGGAGATATACTAGTACGGTTACTCTACCCTCACTTATGAAAGTTTCTCCATATTGTTTTGGTCAAGATGTGCCTTTTACATGA
- the LOC109002041 gene encoding SKP1-like protein 21 isoform X1, giving the protein MSEFDMAVIKPEMIKSYIWLQTADGSIQQVEQEVAMFCPMICHEIIQKGMGSSKTYAISLPQRVNPCMLSLILDYCRFHQVTGRSNKERKSFDEKFIRMDTKRLCELTSAADGLQLKPLVDLTSRALARIIEGKTPEEIREIFHLPDDLTEEEKLEPLKNSTDDPRIRLLNRLYARKRKELKEREHLKEVDDNWTCHMFQNVETEEERVDDRSVEDLLSFINGGNGGIHASLEVRKLCFTDSKVLKTSKSKKKNRRRKEQQKNASVDESIESHGKDSNGLNFVCNGTGVDKLQPHPGETSTLPDVEDDTFPHKVEFDDGDIDDEIDPALREKIDREVEDFARRLNSDWPERMQEILSLGQERRPVNENGSLRRYTSTVTLPSLMKVSPYCFGQDVPFT; this is encoded by the exons atGTCAGAATTTGATATGGCAGTTATTAAGCCTGAG ATGATAAAGTCCTATATATGGCTTCAGACTGCTGATGGTTCAATCCAACAAGTGGAGCAAGAGGTTGCCATGTTTTGCCCTATGATATGTCATGAAATCATTCAAAAAGGCATGGGATCATCCAAGACTTATGCAATATCGCTCCCACAGCGAGTTAATCCTTGTATGTTGAGCTTAATTCTGGATTACTGCAGGTTTCATCAAGTAACTGGTCGCTCTAACAAG GAACGCAAGTCTTTTGACGAAAAGTTCATTAGGATGGACACAAAGAGGCTCTGTGAGTTGACATCTGCTGCGGACGGCCTCCAGTTAAAGCCTTTGGTTGATCTTACAAGTCGTGCACTTGCACGAATAATAGAAGGGAAAACCCCCGAGGAGATTCGTGAGATATTTCATTTGCCCGATGATCTTACAGAG GAAGAGAAACTGGAGCCCCTAAAAAACTCTACTGACGATCCACGTATTCGACTATTGAATAGATTGTATGCAAGAAAGAGGAAAGAACTtaaagagagagaacatttaAAG GAGGTTGATGACAATTGGACCTGCCATATGTTTCAGAATGTTGAGACTGAGGAAGAGCGTGTTGATGACCGTTCAGTTGAAGATCTTCTGTCATTTATCAATGGAGGAAATGGAGGTATACAT GCCTCATTAGAGGTAAGGAAATTGTGTTTCACAGATTCTAAGGTGCTTAAAACTTCCAAGAGTAAAAAGAAGAACCGGAGAAGAAAGGAGCAACAGAAAAATGCTTCAGTAGATGAATCTATTGAAAGTCATGGGAAG GATTCAAATGGTCTTAATTTTGTATGCAATGGTACTGGAGTTGACAAGTTGCAGCCCCATCCTGGTGAGACATCAACATTACCAGACGTGGAAGATGACACTTTTCCACATAAGGTTGAGTTTGATGACGGTGATATAGATGATGAGATTGACCCTGCTCTAAGGGAGAAAATTGATAG GGAGGTGGAAGATTTTGCTCGTAGATTGAATTCAGACTGGCCTGAAAGGATGCAAGAGATTCTTTCTTTGGGTCAAGAAAGAAGGCCAGTAAATGAAAATGGATCCTTAAGGAGATATACTAGTACGGTTACTCTACCCTCACTTATGAAAGTTTCTCCATATTGTTTTGGTCAAGATGTGCCTTTTACATGA
- the LOC109002041 gene encoding SKP1-like protein 21 isoform X5 encodes MSEFDMAVIKPEMIKSYIWLQTADGSIQQVEQEVAMFCPMICHEIIQKGMGSSKTYAISLPQRVNPCMLSLILDYCRFHQVTGRSNKERKSFDEKFIRMDTKRLCELTSAADGLQLKPLVDLTSRALARIIEGKTPEEIREIFHLPDDLTEEEKLEPLKNSTDDPRIRLLNRLYARKRKELKEREHLKEVDDNWTCHMFQNVETEEERVDDRSVEDLLSFINGGNGGIHASLEVRKLCFTDSKVLKTSKSKKKNRRRKEQQKNASVDESIESHGKDSNGLNFVCNGTGVDKLQPHPGETSTLPDVEDDTFPHKVEFDDGDIDDEIDPALREKIDREVEDFARRLNSDWPERMQEILSLGQERRPVNENGSLRRYTRPDPEWK; translated from the exons atGTCAGAATTTGATATGGCAGTTATTAAGCCTGAG ATGATAAAGTCCTATATATGGCTTCAGACTGCTGATGGTTCAATCCAACAAGTGGAGCAAGAGGTTGCCATGTTTTGCCCTATGATATGTCATGAAATCATTCAAAAAGGCATGGGATCATCCAAGACTTATGCAATATCGCTCCCACAGCGAGTTAATCCTTGTATGTTGAGCTTAATTCTGGATTACTGCAGGTTTCATCAAGTAACTGGTCGCTCTAACAAG GAACGCAAGTCTTTTGACGAAAAGTTCATTAGGATGGACACAAAGAGGCTCTGTGAGTTGACATCTGCTGCGGACGGCCTCCAGTTAAAGCCTTTGGTTGATCTTACAAGTCGTGCACTTGCACGAATAATAGAAGGGAAAACCCCCGAGGAGATTCGTGAGATATTTCATTTGCCCGATGATCTTACAGAG GAAGAGAAACTGGAGCCCCTAAAAAACTCTACTGACGATCCACGTATTCGACTATTGAATAGATTGTATGCAAGAAAGAGGAAAGAACTtaaagagagagaacatttaAAG GAGGTTGATGACAATTGGACCTGCCATATGTTTCAGAATGTTGAGACTGAGGAAGAGCGTGTTGATGACCGTTCAGTTGAAGATCTTCTGTCATTTATCAATGGAGGAAATGGAGGTATACAT GCCTCATTAGAGGTAAGGAAATTGTGTTTCACAGATTCTAAGGTGCTTAAAACTTCCAAGAGTAAAAAGAAGAACCGGAGAAGAAAGGAGCAACAGAAAAATGCTTCAGTAGATGAATCTATTGAAAGTCATGGGAAG GATTCAAATGGTCTTAATTTTGTATGCAATGGTACTGGAGTTGACAAGTTGCAGCCCCATCCTGGTGAGACATCAACATTACCAGACGTGGAAGATGACACTTTTCCACATAAGGTTGAGTTTGATGACGGTGATATAGATGATGAGATTGACCCTGCTCTAAGGGAGAAAATTGATAG GGAGGTGGAAGATTTTGCTCGTAGATTGAATTCAGACTGGCCTGAAAGGATGCAAGAGATTCTTTCTTTGGGTCAAGAAAGAAGGCCAGTAAATGAAAATGGATCCTTAAGGAGATATACTA GACCAGACCCGGAATGGAAATGA
- the LOC109002041 gene encoding SKP1-like protein 21 isoform X8, which produces MSEFDMAVIKPEMIKSYIWLQTADGSIQQVEQEVAMFCPMICHEIIQKGMGSSKTYAISLPQRVNPCMLSLILDYCRFHQVTGRSNKERKSFDEKFIRMDTKRLCELTSAADGLQLKPLVDLTSRALARIIEGKTPEEIREIFHLPDDLTEEEKLEPLKNSTDDPRIRLLNRLYARKRKELKEREHLKNVETEEERVDDRSVEDLLSFINGGNGDSKVLKTSKSKKKNRRRKEQQKNASVDESIESHGKDSNGLNFVCNGTGVDKLQPHPGETSTLPDVEDDTFPHKVEFDDGDIDDEIDPALREKIDREVEDFARRLNSDWPERMQEILSLGQERRPVNENGSLRRYTSTVTLPSLMKVSPYCFGQDVPFT; this is translated from the exons atGTCAGAATTTGATATGGCAGTTATTAAGCCTGAG ATGATAAAGTCCTATATATGGCTTCAGACTGCTGATGGTTCAATCCAACAAGTGGAGCAAGAGGTTGCCATGTTTTGCCCTATGATATGTCATGAAATCATTCAAAAAGGCATGGGATCATCCAAGACTTATGCAATATCGCTCCCACAGCGAGTTAATCCTTGTATGTTGAGCTTAATTCTGGATTACTGCAGGTTTCATCAAGTAACTGGTCGCTCTAACAAG GAACGCAAGTCTTTTGACGAAAAGTTCATTAGGATGGACACAAAGAGGCTCTGTGAGTTGACATCTGCTGCGGACGGCCTCCAGTTAAAGCCTTTGGTTGATCTTACAAGTCGTGCACTTGCACGAATAATAGAAGGGAAAACCCCCGAGGAGATTCGTGAGATATTTCATTTGCCCGATGATCTTACAGAG GAAGAGAAACTGGAGCCCCTAAAAAACTCTACTGACGATCCACGTATTCGACTATTGAATAGATTGTATGCAAGAAAGAGGAAAGAACTtaaagagagagaacatttaAAG AATGTTGAGACTGAGGAAGAGCGTGTTGATGACCGTTCAGTTGAAGATCTTCTGTCATTTATCAATGGAGGAAATGGAG ATTCTAAGGTGCTTAAAACTTCCAAGAGTAAAAAGAAGAACCGGAGAAGAAAGGAGCAACAGAAAAATGCTTCAGTAGATGAATCTATTGAAAGTCATGGGAAG GATTCAAATGGTCTTAATTTTGTATGCAATGGTACTGGAGTTGACAAGTTGCAGCCCCATCCTGGTGAGACATCAACATTACCAGACGTGGAAGATGACACTTTTCCACATAAGGTTGAGTTTGATGACGGTGATATAGATGATGAGATTGACCCTGCTCTAAGGGAGAAAATTGATAG GGAGGTGGAAGATTTTGCTCGTAGATTGAATTCAGACTGGCCTGAAAGGATGCAAGAGATTCTTTCTTTGGGTCAAGAAAGAAGGCCAGTAAATGAAAATGGATCCTTAAGGAGATATACTAGTACGGTTACTCTACCCTCACTTATGAAAGTTTCTCCATATTGTTTTGGTCAAGATGTGCCTTTTACATGA
- the LOC109002041 gene encoding SKP1-like protein 21 isoform X9, which yields MSEFDMAVIKPEMIKSYIWLQTADGSIQQVEQEVAMFCPMICHEIIQKGMGSSKTYAISLPQRVNPCMLSLILDYCRFHQVTGRSNKERKSFDEKFIRMDTKRLCELTSAADGLQLKPLVDLTSRALARIIEGKTPEEIREIFHLPDDLTEEEKLEPLKNSTDDPRIRLLNRLYARKRKELKEREHLKNVETEEERVDDRSVEDLLSFINGGNGDSKVLKTSKSKKKNRRRKEQQKNASVDESIESHGKDSNGLNFVCNGTGVDKLQPHPGETSTLPDVEDDTFPHKVEFDDGDIDDEIDPALREKIDREVEDFARRLNSDWPERMQEILSLGQERRPVNENGSLRRYTRPDPEWK from the exons atGTCAGAATTTGATATGGCAGTTATTAAGCCTGAG ATGATAAAGTCCTATATATGGCTTCAGACTGCTGATGGTTCAATCCAACAAGTGGAGCAAGAGGTTGCCATGTTTTGCCCTATGATATGTCATGAAATCATTCAAAAAGGCATGGGATCATCCAAGACTTATGCAATATCGCTCCCACAGCGAGTTAATCCTTGTATGTTGAGCTTAATTCTGGATTACTGCAGGTTTCATCAAGTAACTGGTCGCTCTAACAAG GAACGCAAGTCTTTTGACGAAAAGTTCATTAGGATGGACACAAAGAGGCTCTGTGAGTTGACATCTGCTGCGGACGGCCTCCAGTTAAAGCCTTTGGTTGATCTTACAAGTCGTGCACTTGCACGAATAATAGAAGGGAAAACCCCCGAGGAGATTCGTGAGATATTTCATTTGCCCGATGATCTTACAGAG GAAGAGAAACTGGAGCCCCTAAAAAACTCTACTGACGATCCACGTATTCGACTATTGAATAGATTGTATGCAAGAAAGAGGAAAGAACTtaaagagagagaacatttaAAG AATGTTGAGACTGAGGAAGAGCGTGTTGATGACCGTTCAGTTGAAGATCTTCTGTCATTTATCAATGGAGGAAATGGAG ATTCTAAGGTGCTTAAAACTTCCAAGAGTAAAAAGAAGAACCGGAGAAGAAAGGAGCAACAGAAAAATGCTTCAGTAGATGAATCTATTGAAAGTCATGGGAAG GATTCAAATGGTCTTAATTTTGTATGCAATGGTACTGGAGTTGACAAGTTGCAGCCCCATCCTGGTGAGACATCAACATTACCAGACGTGGAAGATGACACTTTTCCACATAAGGTTGAGTTTGATGACGGTGATATAGATGATGAGATTGACCCTGCTCTAAGGGAGAAAATTGATAG GGAGGTGGAAGATTTTGCTCGTAGATTGAATTCAGACTGGCCTGAAAGGATGCAAGAGATTCTTTCTTTGGGTCAAGAAAGAAGGCCAGTAAATGAAAATGGATCCTTAAGGAGATATACTA GACCAGACCCGGAATGGAAATGA
- the LOC109002041 gene encoding SKP1-like protein 21 isoform X10 codes for MKSFKKAWDHPRLMQYRSHSELILERKSFDEKFIRMDTKRLCELTSAADGLQLKPLVDLTSRALARIIEGKTPEEIREIFHLPDDLTEEEKLEPLKNSTDDPRIRLLNRLYARKRKELKEREHLKEVDDNWTCHMFQNVETEEERVDDRSVEDLLSFINGGNGGIHASLEVRKLCFTDSKVLKTSKSKKKNRRRKEQQKNASVDESIESHGKDSNGLNFVCNGTGVDKLQPHPGETSTLPDVEDDTFPHKVEFDDGDIDDEIDPALREKIDREVEDFARRLNSDWPERMQEILSLGQERRPVNENGSLRRYTSTVTLPSLMKVSPYCFGQDVPFT; via the exons ATGAAATCATTCAAAAAGGCATGGGATCATCCAAGACTTATGCAATATCGCTCCCACAGCGAGTTAATCCTT GAACGCAAGTCTTTTGACGAAAAGTTCATTAGGATGGACACAAAGAGGCTCTGTGAGTTGACATCTGCTGCGGACGGCCTCCAGTTAAAGCCTTTGGTTGATCTTACAAGTCGTGCACTTGCACGAATAATAGAAGGGAAAACCCCCGAGGAGATTCGTGAGATATTTCATTTGCCCGATGATCTTACAGAG GAAGAGAAACTGGAGCCCCTAAAAAACTCTACTGACGATCCACGTATTCGACTATTGAATAGATTGTATGCAAGAAAGAGGAAAGAACTtaaagagagagaacatttaAAG GAGGTTGATGACAATTGGACCTGCCATATGTTTCAGAATGTTGAGACTGAGGAAGAGCGTGTTGATGACCGTTCAGTTGAAGATCTTCTGTCATTTATCAATGGAGGAAATGGAGGTATACAT GCCTCATTAGAGGTAAGGAAATTGTGTTTCACAGATTCTAAGGTGCTTAAAACTTCCAAGAGTAAAAAGAAGAACCGGAGAAGAAAGGAGCAACAGAAAAATGCTTCAGTAGATGAATCTATTGAAAGTCATGGGAAG GATTCAAATGGTCTTAATTTTGTATGCAATGGTACTGGAGTTGACAAGTTGCAGCCCCATCCTGGTGAGACATCAACATTACCAGACGTGGAAGATGACACTTTTCCACATAAGGTTGAGTTTGATGACGGTGATATAGATGATGAGATTGACCCTGCTCTAAGGGAGAAAATTGATAG GGAGGTGGAAGATTTTGCTCGTAGATTGAATTCAGACTGGCCTGAAAGGATGCAAGAGATTCTTTCTTTGGGTCAAGAAAGAAGGCCAGTAAATGAAAATGGATCCTTAAGGAGATATACTAGTACGGTTACTCTACCCTCACTTATGAAAGTTTCTCCATATTGTTTTGGTCAAGATGTGCCTTTTACATGA
- the LOC109002041 gene encoding SKP1-like protein 21 isoform X4: MSEFDMAVIKPEMIKSYIWLQTADGSIQQVEQEVAMFCPMICHEIIQKGMGSSKTYAISLPQRVNPCMLSLILDYCRFHQVTGRSNKERKSFDEKFIRMDTKRLCELTSAADGLQLKPLVDLTSRALARIIEGKTPEEIREIFHLPDDLTEEEKLEPLKNSTDDPRIRLLNRLYARKRKELKEREHLKEVDDNWTCHMFQNVETEEERVDDRSVEDLLSFINGGNGDSKVLKTSKSKKKNRRRKEQQKNASVDESIESHGKDSNGLNFVCNGTGVDKLQPHPGETSTLPDVEDDTFPHKVEFDDGDIDDEIDPALREKIDREVEDFARRLNSDWPERMQEILSLGQERRPVNENGSLRRYTSTVTLPSLMKVSPYCFGQDVPFT; the protein is encoded by the exons atGTCAGAATTTGATATGGCAGTTATTAAGCCTGAG ATGATAAAGTCCTATATATGGCTTCAGACTGCTGATGGTTCAATCCAACAAGTGGAGCAAGAGGTTGCCATGTTTTGCCCTATGATATGTCATGAAATCATTCAAAAAGGCATGGGATCATCCAAGACTTATGCAATATCGCTCCCACAGCGAGTTAATCCTTGTATGTTGAGCTTAATTCTGGATTACTGCAGGTTTCATCAAGTAACTGGTCGCTCTAACAAG GAACGCAAGTCTTTTGACGAAAAGTTCATTAGGATGGACACAAAGAGGCTCTGTGAGTTGACATCTGCTGCGGACGGCCTCCAGTTAAAGCCTTTGGTTGATCTTACAAGTCGTGCACTTGCACGAATAATAGAAGGGAAAACCCCCGAGGAGATTCGTGAGATATTTCATTTGCCCGATGATCTTACAGAG GAAGAGAAACTGGAGCCCCTAAAAAACTCTACTGACGATCCACGTATTCGACTATTGAATAGATTGTATGCAAGAAAGAGGAAAGAACTtaaagagagagaacatttaAAG GAGGTTGATGACAATTGGACCTGCCATATGTTTCAGAATGTTGAGACTGAGGAAGAGCGTGTTGATGACCGTTCAGTTGAAGATCTTCTGTCATTTATCAATGGAGGAAATGGAG ATTCTAAGGTGCTTAAAACTTCCAAGAGTAAAAAGAAGAACCGGAGAAGAAAGGAGCAACAGAAAAATGCTTCAGTAGATGAATCTATTGAAAGTCATGGGAAG GATTCAAATGGTCTTAATTTTGTATGCAATGGTACTGGAGTTGACAAGTTGCAGCCCCATCCTGGTGAGACATCAACATTACCAGACGTGGAAGATGACACTTTTCCACATAAGGTTGAGTTTGATGACGGTGATATAGATGATGAGATTGACCCTGCTCTAAGGGAGAAAATTGATAG GGAGGTGGAAGATTTTGCTCGTAGATTGAATTCAGACTGGCCTGAAAGGATGCAAGAGATTCTTTCTTTGGGTCAAGAAAGAAGGCCAGTAAATGAAAATGGATCCTTAAGGAGATATACTAGTACGGTTACTCTACCCTCACTTATGAAAGTTTCTCCATATTGTTTTGGTCAAGATGTGCCTTTTACATGA
- the LOC109002041 gene encoding SKP1-like protein 21 isoform X6 encodes MSEFDMAVIKPEMIKSYIWLQTADGSIQQVEQEVAMFCPMICHEIIQKGMGSSKTYAISLPQRVNPCMLSLILDYCRFHQVTGRSNKERKSFDEKFIRMDTKRLCELTSAADGLQLKPLVDLTSRALARIIEGKTPEEIREIFHLPDDLTEEEKLEPLKNSTDDPRIRLLNRLYARKRKELKEREHLKNVETEEERVDDRSVEDLLSFINGGNGEVRKLCFTDSKVLKTSKSKKKNRRRKEQQKNASVDESIESHGKDSNGLNFVCNGTGVDKLQPHPGETSTLPDVEDDTFPHKVEFDDGDIDDEIDPALREKIDREVEDFARRLNSDWPERMQEILSLGQERRPVNENGSLRRYTSTVTLPSLMKVSPYCFGQDVPFT; translated from the exons atGTCAGAATTTGATATGGCAGTTATTAAGCCTGAG ATGATAAAGTCCTATATATGGCTTCAGACTGCTGATGGTTCAATCCAACAAGTGGAGCAAGAGGTTGCCATGTTTTGCCCTATGATATGTCATGAAATCATTCAAAAAGGCATGGGATCATCCAAGACTTATGCAATATCGCTCCCACAGCGAGTTAATCCTTGTATGTTGAGCTTAATTCTGGATTACTGCAGGTTTCATCAAGTAACTGGTCGCTCTAACAAG GAACGCAAGTCTTTTGACGAAAAGTTCATTAGGATGGACACAAAGAGGCTCTGTGAGTTGACATCTGCTGCGGACGGCCTCCAGTTAAAGCCTTTGGTTGATCTTACAAGTCGTGCACTTGCACGAATAATAGAAGGGAAAACCCCCGAGGAGATTCGTGAGATATTTCATTTGCCCGATGATCTTACAGAG GAAGAGAAACTGGAGCCCCTAAAAAACTCTACTGACGATCCACGTATTCGACTATTGAATAGATTGTATGCAAGAAAGAGGAAAGAACTtaaagagagagaacatttaAAG AATGTTGAGACTGAGGAAGAGCGTGTTGATGACCGTTCAGTTGAAGATCTTCTGTCATTTATCAATGGAGGAAATGGAG AGGTAAGGAAATTGTGTTTCACAGATTCTAAGGTGCTTAAAACTTCCAAGAGTAAAAAGAAGAACCGGAGAAGAAAGGAGCAACAGAAAAATGCTTCAGTAGATGAATCTATTGAAAGTCATGGGAAG GATTCAAATGGTCTTAATTTTGTATGCAATGGTACTGGAGTTGACAAGTTGCAGCCCCATCCTGGTGAGACATCAACATTACCAGACGTGGAAGATGACACTTTTCCACATAAGGTTGAGTTTGATGACGGTGATATAGATGATGAGATTGACCCTGCTCTAAGGGAGAAAATTGATAG GGAGGTGGAAGATTTTGCTCGTAGATTGAATTCAGACTGGCCTGAAAGGATGCAAGAGATTCTTTCTTTGGGTCAAGAAAGAAGGCCAGTAAATGAAAATGGATCCTTAAGGAGATATACTAGTACGGTTACTCTACCCTCACTTATGAAAGTTTCTCCATATTGTTTTGGTCAAGATGTGCCTTTTACATGA